The Rhizophagus irregularis chromosome 2, complete sequence genome contains a region encoding:
- a CDS encoding uncharacterized protein (SECRETED:cutsite_LST-IT; SECRETED:prob_0.1992); SECRETED:SignalP(1-24): protein MRSNYFKMFTLFIIILLCIYPLSTITEIRTFSHIEEKDYGIETPPRVAEIKSYDNIVIIRIVRNDTSKSNSIEHCNYDTLFLRIINSDGTVIEKDIKLEGVQIFNFCSMKMGKDEAEDHLKYEIIGKDKLFVFYYNSTDDINVEGWGMTIDFDGKVIDKIPIGIWGYKGYRRLYRLRVPRIQISFNINKEKGFIIGYRPLQSYDFEWKQYKIELDGKFTILINGKIQLDSRAIVGYDSLIPTVNESYSFIYKLNNTFSNSLKDLIVAELIGYNKSDTAKVFLYRGNLLNRIPQPISCNIEYVGVGHSCSLPIKYNESNFNLKIGFLSSGATIAINITPITFPNNQIGFRSWKLQSLLFGGYMLTERAKIGMEHRLYTYIFAENGILGLEQPLLTNLNYAYAILPNNSILVAQQEYNNTWGFNMIKLPKFTNDNGYFNTNIESTYPEINSTIYPDIKNITINFYYPVILSDGRLSIFQIIDQRKFLRQSTSGIECILNNDDKKVIVNILNSTFSKSGGNFYIKIDNNFVKSRIYGESLLGIRENVWNFIIEDNKYSYTITSSTAVLLRLTVEGSNIFKNSSYDEKNQFFNSLLDELADAVQISRDRLSKNDKDQIDPKSNDGKLLININIEKTKDPYEKDVNSVIQDINYMMSNNDQTPIGKGKLIYLDSTYGFIPAPNYLQEYGPKLSGLIIILVLLVILYILANKREKKGHNIVIFQFSLFISDFVIDTLFIINNAKDVKMLYIPSLIFYTIPIGLNMASSFLIIAKENTRNEFLSWFTENNRLASIFTILAGIDIELLSVLHSNLAGFKYFQAPFSDSAKSIIFWVAFTNIFVEDIPQFIIQILFRMKSITFDIIPIITLISSAITLTINIISRSHQSINYIRDKRRTRRVFHS, encoded by the exons atgcgatccaattattttaagatgtttacactatttataattattttattatgtatttatccTTTAAGTACAATAACAGAAATAAGAACGTTTTCACatattgaagaaaaagattatGGAATAGAAACACCACCTAGAGTAGcagaaataaaatcatatgataatattgtaataataagaattGTTAGAAATGATACAAGTAAATCTAATTCAATTGAACATTGTAATTATGATAcactttttttaagaattattaattctgATGGGACAGTAATAGAAAAGGATATTAAATTAGAAGGGGttcaaatctttaatttttgttcaatGAAAATGGGAAAAGATGAAGCAGaagatcatttaaaatatgaaataattggaaaggataaacttttcgtattttattataattcaacaGATGATATAAATGTTGAAGGATGGGGAATGACAATTGATTTTGATGGTAAAGTGATTGATAAAATACCTATAGGAATTTGGGGTTATAAAGGATATCGTAGACTTTATAGACTTAGAGTACCACGTATACaaataagttttaatattaataaagaaaaaggatttaTTATAGGGTATAGACCATTGCAAAGTTATGATTTTGAATggaaacaatataaaatagaattagatggaaaatttacaattttgatTAATGGAAAGATTCAATTAGATTCTAGAGCAATAGTTGGGTATGATTCATTAATACCGACAGTTAATGAAAGTtactcttttatttataaattaaataatacattcTCAAATTCATTAAAGGATTTAATTGTTGCAGAATTAATAGGGTATAATAAATCTGATACAGCTAAAGTTTTCCTTTATCGAGGAAACTTATTAAATAGAATACCTCAACCAATATCTTGTAATATAGAATATGTTGGAGTTGGACATTCTTGTTCTTtacctataaaatataatgaaagtaattttaatcttaaaattggatttttatCATCTGGGGCAACAATTGCAATAAATATTACGCCAATTACTTTTCCTAATAATCAAATTGGTTTTAGATCTTGGAAATtacaaagtttattatttgGTGGTTATATGTTAACAGAACGTGCAAAAATTGGTATGGAACATAGATTATATACTTACATATTTGCTGAGAATGGTATTTTAGGTTTAGAACAACCTTTACtgacaaatttaaattatgctTATGCAATATTGCCAAATAATAGTATCTTGGTCGCACAACaggaatataataatacttggggatttaatatgattaaattacctaaatttacaaatgataatggatattttaatacaaatatagAATCAACATATCCTGAAATTAATTCCACAATATATCCAgatattaagaatattacaatcaatttttattatccagTAATATTATCTGATGGTAGATTatcaatatttcaaataattgatcaaagaaaatttttacgACAATCAACTTCTGGTATAGaatgtatattaaataatgatgataaaaaagttattgtaaatatacttaataGTACTTTTAGTAAATCAGgaggaaatttttatattaaaattgataataattttgttaaaagtAGAATTTATGGAGAATCTTTATTAGGTATAAGAGAAAATGtttggaattttataattgaagataataaatattcatatacTATTACAAGTTCAACAGCTGTCTTACTTCGATTAACTGTAGAAggatcaaatatatttaaaaattcttcatatgatgaaaaaaatcaattctttaattctttattggaTGAATTGGCTGATGCTGTTCAAATATCACGAGATCGTCttagtaaaaatgataaagatcAAATTGATCCTAAATCAAATGATGGAAAActtttgattaatataaatattgagAAAACTAAAGATCCATATGAAAAAGATGTTAATTCTGTAATTCAGGATATAAATTACATGATGTCAAATAATGATCAGACTCCTATTGGAAAAggaaaacttatttatttggatTCTACTTATGGCTTTATTCCTGCTC cGAATTATTTGCAAGAATATGGACCAAAATTATCgggtttaattataattttggtacTTTTAgttattctttatattcttgctaacaaaagagaaaaaaag ggtcacaatattgttatttttcaatttagtttatttatttctgaTTTCGTTATTGATactctttttataattaataatgccAAGGAtgtaaaaatgttatatattcCAAG tttaatattttatactattCCAATAGGATTAAATATGGCATCATCATTTCTAATAATAGCAAAAGAAAATACGAGAAATGAGTTTTTATCGTGGTTTACAGAAAATAATAGACTTGCtagtatatttacaatattggcgggaattgatattgaattattaagtgTTTTACATTCAAATCTGGCaggatttaaatattttcaagcTCCATTTTCTGATTCCGCTAAATCGATAATATTTTGGGTTGCTTTTACAAACATTTTCGTTGAAGATATTCCTCAATTTATCATTCag attttatttagaatGAAATCGATAACATTTGATATTATTCCAATTATTACTTTAATCTCTTCAGCGATAACTCTTACAATTAACATCATAAGTCGTTCACATCaatctataaattatattcGGGATAAAAGAAGAACGCGTCGTGTATTCCATTCTTGA